A window from Candidatus Cloacimonadota bacterium encodes these proteins:
- a CDS encoding FtsW/RodA/SpoVE family cell cycle protein — protein MKKNRNTSYIVSIDKTILGCYLALLVIGLLVMLDISSVQSSMVNFYRHAIFVLISIFAAIITLYFVKVDKLRPLNRWLVYLIIGLLMLVIFTGTKTKGAERWLMLGPVGIQPSTLARLVLILYFAGYLDTKQDKINLANVKELVIEFIPLILYTTVIFILIFLGKHLSTLIICGATLLGMLVYAGLRKRFVLGVLMLGMIAGTVVITKGDSFRFDRINTYKVYSLLIPNRPEPSNSPEEYQVRESLTALTSGGFLGTGMAHGRAKHYFLPEARTDYIYTIIGEEFGFLSAALVLLLHALLFFRIIKLSETQENRYHKYLMAGLGMNIFLNALINTGVSMSIIPATGNTLPFVSYGGTALLVDSISIGLVLNLTAKRRQM, from the coding sequence ATGAAAAAGAATAGGAACACATCCTACATTGTCTCCATCGACAAGACCATTCTAGGCTGCTACCTTGCGCTGCTTGTGATCGGCCTTTTGGTGATGCTGGACATCTCTTCAGTGCAAAGCTCAATGGTTAATTTCTATCGCCACGCCATCTTTGTGCTTATTTCCATATTCGCTGCTATCATTACCCTCTATTTCGTGAAAGTGGACAAACTGCGCCCCCTCAACCGCTGGCTGGTCTATCTGATCATAGGCCTGTTGATGCTGGTCATCTTCACCGGCACGAAAACAAAAGGCGCCGAGCGCTGGTTGATGTTAGGCCCCGTGGGCATTCAACCCAGCACGCTGGCGCGATTGGTGCTGATCCTCTATTTTGCCGGCTATCTGGATACCAAGCAGGACAAGATCAACCTCGCCAATGTGAAGGAACTTGTTATAGAGTTCATCCCGTTGATACTGTACACAACGGTGATTTTCATACTCATCTTCCTTGGCAAGCACCTCAGCACCCTTATCATCTGCGGCGCCACCCTTTTGGGCATGCTCGTCTACGCGGGCTTGCGCAAACGTTTCGTTCTGGGAGTGCTGATGCTGGGCATGATAGCCGGAACCGTGGTCATCACTAAAGGAGATTCCTTCCGCTTCGACCGCATCAACACCTACAAAGTTTATTCGCTACTTATCCCCAACCGCCCCGAGCCGAGCAATTCGCCCGAGGAATATCAGGTGAGGGAAAGCCTCACCGCTCTCACCAGCGGAGGCTTTTTGGGCACAGGCATGGCCCACGGCCGCGCCAAACACTATTTCCTGCCCGAAGCCCGCACCGACTATATCTACACCATCATCGGCGAGGAATTCGGCTTCCTCAGCGCCGCCTTGGTGTTATTGCTGCACGCTTTACTCTTTTTCCGCATCATCAAACTGTCGGAAACACAGGAAAACCGATATCATAAATACCTGATGGCAGGCCTCGGCATGAATATCTTTCTCAACGCCCTCATCAATACAGGCGTGAGTATGTCCATCATCCCCGCCACCGGCAACACGTTGCCCTTCGTTAGTTACGGCGGAACAGCCCTGCTCGTGGATTCTATCTCGATCGGGCTGGTGCTCAATCTCACTGCAAAACGGAGACAGATGTGA
- a CDS encoding UDP-N-acetylmuramoyl-L-alanyl-D-glutamate--2,6-diaminopimelate ligase: protein MRLSEVLQLLKQHDLLLQSRALEGIDSLSGAVRVDNREIKAGDIFVCIKGQFADGHRFIPDARARGASLIVCEDEFTDALPAIRVSDSRKATALLAKLFYNDPSSSFRLVGVTGTNGKTTTSMLLFKAARELGISAGWIGTLGYYINDNHYETRHTTPDILQLNGIFAQMAEQGLKLVFMEVSSHALALDRVFGIEFDYCLFTNLSREHLDFHHNMEEYGKTKLKLFAGTLSGKAVGLINTDDSFGKRIYGELKAEGAYVFSLGSENADFVIRGDGSHNDWEQSRFTLQCREGMVNIRSRLIGKFNVANLAMSAATLNLMGFEARQIEQALNYVPPVRGRFERVANKHGIGVFVDYAHTPDALENVLRASRDLRHERVLCLLGAGGERDHGKRPLMLKAALQFADAVIITDDNPRGEDPDAIVREIVTGTDMWLPWWIIRDRREAIHAILRLARPGDVVLICGKGHETYQEIEGVRHPFDDAKIAAEFMDSETFGKQAEDELSLPVDRLMLELLCAAKPSENEGYKAPSSYHRVSTDSRTIKPGSVFFALRGPNFDGNAYLGEILRDTSNLGVGSIGTNGWDNYLRAEEPVNAMAMLCRKYLLMFSVYKIALTGSTGKSSTKEFLAAVFSAAAPTLKTLANANNLIGLCQTILNIRPNQRYAIFELGTNAFGEIAALSDICAPDAGIIINIGPSHLEKLIDEGGVYREKTALFNRPLDIRLFDADDPRFEAYSKQGKGVGLSDKADFRLSEVLCDAQACRFKVNGEAYTIAHPMPHMAKNAAFAIAMGRCCGLSEATIKTALAAPVRLEMRLQREDLPRLLLLADCYNANPVSMRSAIEYWHDIEPARPHIAILGDMLELGPAAADYHDMIGAILCDKGYDALYTVGEQAPRYHRQDSHLQNRHFSRVEELLESGVLAGIPAGAVVLVKASHSIHLEKLLPQLRGES from the coding sequence ATGAGGCTGAGCGAGGTTTTACAGCTCTTAAAGCAGCACGATCTGCTGCTGCAAAGCCGGGCCCTCGAAGGCATTGACAGCCTGTCCGGCGCGGTGCGCGTGGACAACAGGGAAATCAAAGCGGGCGACATCTTTGTCTGCATCAAAGGTCAGTTCGCCGATGGACACCGCTTCATCCCTGACGCCCGAGCCAGAGGGGCCTCCCTCATCGTTTGCGAAGACGAATTCACGGACGCCCTGCCGGCCATCCGCGTGAGTGATTCGCGCAAGGCGACAGCGTTGCTGGCAAAACTTTTTTACAACGACCCCAGCTCTTCCTTCCGCCTCGTTGGAGTGACGGGAACCAACGGCAAGACAACCACATCCATGCTGCTATTTAAAGCGGCGCGTGAACTCGGCATCAGCGCCGGCTGGATCGGAACGCTGGGCTATTACATCAATGACAACCACTACGAAACGCGGCACACAACGCCCGACATCCTGCAGCTCAACGGCATTTTTGCGCAGATGGCGGAGCAGGGGCTGAAGCTTGTTTTCATGGAGGTAAGCTCCCACGCGCTGGCTCTGGACCGCGTTTTCGGCATCGAATTTGACTATTGCCTCTTCACCAACCTTAGCCGCGAACACCTGGACTTCCATCACAACATGGAGGAATATGGCAAAACCAAGCTGAAGCTGTTCGCGGGAACGCTCAGTGGCAAAGCTGTGGGCCTGATCAACACCGATGACAGCTTTGGCAAACGCATTTACGGTGAACTGAAGGCGGAAGGTGCCTACGTGTTCAGCCTCGGCAGTGAAAACGCAGACTTCGTGATTCGCGGCGACGGCAGCCACAACGATTGGGAACAGAGCCGCTTCACGCTGCAATGCAGGGAGGGAATGGTGAACATCCGCTCGCGCCTGATCGGCAAATTCAACGTTGCCAACCTCGCCATGAGCGCCGCGACGCTTAATTTGATGGGCTTTGAGGCGCGACAGATAGAGCAGGCGCTGAACTATGTTCCGCCCGTGCGGGGACGCTTTGAACGGGTCGCAAACAAGCACGGCATCGGCGTTTTCGTTGATTACGCGCATACGCCCGACGCCCTGGAGAATGTGCTCCGCGCCAGCCGTGACCTGCGCCACGAACGCGTTCTCTGCCTCCTCGGCGCTGGCGGCGAACGTGACCACGGCAAGCGTCCGCTGATGCTGAAAGCCGCTCTGCAATTCGCCGACGCCGTCATCATCACCGACGACAACCCCCGCGGCGAAGACCCCGATGCGATCGTCCGCGAAATCGTTACTGGCACGGACATGTGGCTGCCCTGGTGGATTATCCGCGACCGCCGTGAAGCCATTCACGCCATTTTGCGCCTGGCCCGGCCCGGCGACGTCGTTTTGATTTGCGGAAAGGGACACGAGACCTATCAGGAGATAGAGGGCGTGCGGCATCCCTTCGACGATGCCAAAATCGCCGCGGAATTCATGGATTCGGAAACTTTCGGCAAGCAGGCGGAGGACGAACTCAGCCTGCCCGTCGACCGCCTCATGCTGGAACTGCTCTGCGCCGCGAAACCCTCCGAAAACGAAGGCTACAAAGCGCCCTCCTCCTATCACAGGGTTTCCACCGACAGCCGCACCATCAAGCCGGGATCGGTATTCTTTGCCCTGCGCGGGCCAAATTTCGACGGAAACGCCTATCTGGGCGAAATCCTGCGCGACACCAGCAACCTCGGCGTGGGCAGCATCGGCACCAACGGCTGGGACAACTACCTGCGCGCGGAAGAGCCTGTGAACGCAATGGCCATGCTTTGCCGCAAGTATCTGTTGATGTTTTCCGTTTATAAGATAGCGTTGACCGGCAGCACCGGTAAAAGCAGCACCAAAGAGTTTCTGGCAGCCGTTTTCAGCGCCGCCGCGCCAACGCTGAAGACCTTGGCCAATGCCAATAACCTCATAGGCCTTTGCCAGACCATCCTCAATATCCGCCCGAACCAGCGCTATGCCATCTTCGAGCTCGGCACCAACGCCTTCGGCGAAATTGCCGCCCTCAGCGACATCTGCGCTCCAGACGCCGGCATCATTATCAACATCGGCCCTTCGCACCTGGAAAAGCTCATCGACGAGGGGGGCGTCTATCGCGAGAAAACAGCGCTCTTCAACCGTCCTCTGGACATCCGGCTCTTCGATGCCGACGATCCCCGTTTCGAGGCTTATTCTAAACAGGGAAAAGGCGTTGGCCTCTCTGATAAGGCGGATTTCCGCCTCAGCGAGGTGCTTTGCGACGCTCAGGCCTGTCGCTTCAAAGTGAATGGCGAAGCCTACACGATCGCCCATCCCATGCCGCACATGGCCAAAAACGCCGCATTCGCCATCGCCATGGGCAGATGCTGCGGACTATCGGAGGCAACGATCAAAACGGCTTTGGCGGCCCCCGTCAGGCTGGAAATGCGTTTGCAGCGCGAAGACCTTCCCCGCCTGCTGCTTTTGGCGGATTGCTACAACGCAAACCCCGTCTCAATGCGAAGCGCCATAGAATATTGGCATGATATTGAACCAGCACGTCCTCACATAGCCATTTTGGGCGACATGCTGGAACTCGGTCCTGCCGCGGCTGATTATCACGACATGATCGGCGCCATCCTCTGTGACAAGGGCTACGACGCTCTTTATACCGTGGGAGAGCAAGCGCCGCGCTATCATCGGCAGGATTCTCACCTCCAGAACAGGCATTTCAGCAGGGTTGAAGAACTGCTGGAAAGCGGCGTGCTGGCTGGCATTCCCGCGGGAGCTGTGGTGCTGGTGAAAGCCTCGCATTCCATCCACCTCGAAAAACTGCTGCCCCAACTGAGAGGAGAAAGCTAA
- the murG gene encoding undecaprenyldiphospho-muramoylpentapeptide beta-N-acetylglucosaminyltransferase — translation MSFVLGCGGTGGHIFPAIAIAQQLQKLGHHTLFIGNRRGMEETLLTAEGYPFHGIRVQKLYRKLSLANLLFPFLLVSSTFACVRVLRKTRPAAVICTGGFVSGPVGIAAALLRLPLYFHECNSYPGITTKYLARYTRVVFTGFSGTAKYLPKAKVCTIGIPLPKREDLPQTFSAAEFGLTEDKPVLLVTGGSQGSLAINKAVADALPYLTQQGWQIVWQTGKTGYDEFAARFKNIAGVYIFAFSPQLKDFYKLARVAVTRAGAMTITELVENRLPAVLIPLPTAAENHQHYNALEQQQKGLALLLKQSQLSGDTLAEAVFKVDKEHAAYLLNLNQTPPNTAAEDIAREILSDLNKEQNNAGKN, via the coding sequence CTGAGCTTTGTATTGGGTTGCGGCGGCACGGGCGGACACATTTTCCCCGCCATCGCCATCGCGCAGCAACTGCAGAAGCTTGGCCATCACACCCTCTTCATCGGCAACCGGAGAGGCATGGAGGAAACGCTGCTAACCGCTGAAGGCTATCCTTTCCACGGCATCCGAGTGCAAAAGCTTTACCGCAAGCTCAGCCTCGCCAATTTGCTCTTTCCGTTCTTGCTTGTGTCCTCCACTTTTGCCTGTGTCAGAGTGCTACGCAAGACCAGGCCCGCGGCTGTGATCTGCACCGGCGGCTTCGTTTCGGGACCCGTTGGCATCGCTGCGGCTTTACTCCGCCTTCCCCTCTATTTTCATGAATGCAACAGCTATCCGGGCATCACCACCAAATATCTGGCCAGATACACCCGCGTCGTTTTCACTGGCTTCAGCGGCACTGCCAAATACCTGCCCAAGGCGAAAGTGTGCACCATCGGCATTCCGTTGCCTAAAAGGGAGGATTTGCCCCAAACCTTCAGCGCAGCAGAATTTGGCCTTACGGAGGACAAGCCGGTATTGCTCGTCACCGGTGGCAGTCAGGGCTCGCTGGCGATCAACAAAGCCGTGGCGGATGCCCTGCCCTACTTAACACAGCAAGGCTGGCAAATTGTATGGCAAACCGGAAAGACCGGCTACGATGAATTCGCGGCACGTTTCAAAAACATCGCCGGAGTGTATATCTTCGCATTTTCACCCCAACTGAAAGATTTTTATAAACTCGCCAGAGTGGCAGTAACCCGTGCTGGCGCGATGACCATCACCGAACTGGTCGAAAACCGTCTGCCCGCCGTGCTGATCCCCCTCCCCACCGCGGCTGAGAACCATCAACACTACAACGCCCTCGAACAGCAGCAAAAAGGCCTTGCCTTGCTGCTGAAGCAAAGCCAGCTCAGTGGAGACACGCTGGCGGAAGCAGTGTTCAAAGTTGACAAAGAGCACGCTGCCTATCTGCTGAACTTGAATCAAACACCGCCCAACACCGCGGCTGAAGACATTGCGCGGGAGATATTGAGCGACCTCAACAAGGAGCAAAACAATGCTGGGAAAAACTAA
- a CDS encoding UDP-N-acetylmuramate--L-alanine ligase, translating to MLGKTKKIHLIGIGGIGMSGIAEFLHNQGLEISGSDLKKTDVTRHLESLGIRIEEGHNPALVKDVDVVVKSSAVKDDNPEVKAAKTLRIPLIRRAEMLAEITRMSFSIGISGTHGKTTTTSMTGLVLEAAGLEPTIIVGGKVKNYGSNNVMGSGKYIVVEADEYDHSFLSLSPCIAGITNIDTDHLDCYRNLDDIKGAFIEYANKVPFFGSVIACLDDPGVQAILPSINKKVVTYGFSRQADIQGKNISMKDFVSEYDVSYKGYRLGRVKMNVTGRHNIQNSLQAISIGLELDIPFKQIREGLMQYSGVYRRFELKGEARGITVYDDYAHHPTEISATLEGFKDSTKRRIVTLFQPHLYSRTRDFHVQFGNAFSSCDCLILAPIYPAREEPIPGVSSKLIADIAVQSGHPDVVLIENNADIVPKTLSLLKEDDILITMGAGNIWQYGEEILAKLKKPVDKNIKPKKVRNLET from the coding sequence ATGCTGGGAAAAACTAAGAAGATCCATTTAATCGGCATCGGCGGCATCGGCATGAGCGGCATCGCCGAATTCCTGCACAACCAGGGCTTGGAAATCAGCGGTTCCGACCTCAAGAAGACAGACGTCACCCGCCATCTAGAATCGCTTGGCATCAGGATAGAAGAAGGTCACAACCCCGCCCTGGTGAAGGATGTGGATGTGGTGGTAAAATCCTCGGCCGTCAAGGACGACAATCCCGAGGTCAAAGCCGCAAAAACCTTGCGCATACCCCTCATTCGCCGTGCGGAAATGCTGGCAGAGATCACCCGCATGAGCTTCTCCATCGGCATTTCCGGAACCCACGGCAAAACCACAACCACCTCCATGACCGGACTCGTGCTTGAGGCAGCGGGGCTCGAACCCACCATCATTGTAGGCGGAAAGGTGAAAAACTACGGTTCCAACAATGTGATGGGTTCCGGAAAATACATTGTGGTGGAGGCCGACGAATACGACCATTCCTTCCTCTCCCTTTCACCCTGCATCGCCGGCATCACAAACATAGACACAGACCATCTGGATTGTTACCGTAATCTGGATGACATCAAAGGCGCCTTCATCGAATACGCGAACAAAGTGCCCTTTTTCGGCAGCGTCATTGCCTGTCTTGACGACCCAGGTGTGCAGGCCATTCTGCCCAGCATCAACAAGAAGGTCGTTACCTATGGCTTTTCCCGCCAGGCGGACATCCAGGGCAAAAACATCAGCATGAAAGACTTCGTTAGCGAATACGACGTCAGCTACAAAGGCTACCGCCTCGGCCGCGTGAAGATGAATGTAACTGGTCGCCACAATATCCAGAACTCCCTGCAGGCCATCAGCATCGGCCTTGAGCTGGATATCCCCTTCAAGCAAATCCGCGAGGGGCTGATGCAATACAGTGGGGTTTACCGCCGCTTTGAACTCAAAGGCGAGGCTCGCGGCATCACCGTTTACGACGATTATGCCCACCACCCCACCGAAATATCCGCCACCCTCGAGGGATTCAAGGACAGCACCAAACGCCGCATTGTAACCTTGTTCCAACCTCATCTGTATTCCCGCACCAGAGATTTCCACGTGCAGTTCGGAAACGCTTTTTCCTCCTGCGACTGCCTGATTCTGGCGCCGATTTATCCAGCTCGGGAAGAGCCCATCCCCGGTGTTTCCTCCAAACTCATTGCCGACATCGCCGTCCAAAGCGGGCATCCAGACGTTGTGTTGATAGAAAACAACGCCGACATTGTGCCCAAAACCCTCTCCCTGCTTAAGGAAGACGACATTCTCATCACCATGGGAGCCGGCAACATCTGGCAATATGGCGAAGAAATCCTGGCAAAACTGAAAAAACCTGTTGACAAAAACATTAAACCTAAAAAAGTTAGGAACTTAGAGACTTAA
- the murD gene encoding UDP-N-acetylmuramoyl-L-alanine--D-glutamate ligase, producing MFDASRKYAILGLARSGIAAAYKIRELGGTAFLSDAQPIEKISGADTIASDFDCEFGGHSDRLFQCDTWIVSPGIPLNLPIIAKARAKGIELISEIELGFRVKSSDSKVVAVSGSNGKSTTVSLIHHILKNMGYNSILAGNIGSAFCCWPIEKPGIDFIVLEVSSFQLDLIDSFRPDVAVLLNITPDHLDRYASFADYAASKIRLFTNQTQTDTAVICLDSEPVVERQHLIKSRLLRYSLTKSLPDCEAWLNRDAIQISLRHKLPINELKIRGPHNHANAMAALLTVDALTHDLSLAIESAKSFEPLSHRLEFVAIINGISFYNDSKATNTDSVRSALTSFDQPIRVIMGGSDKGEDFSVLTELLKQRARKVYLTGGTMAKMRAAWKGKLELDCVDDFETCVRAAFADSVPGDIVVLSPACASFDHFRNYEHRGENFKEIVHRIRSEYEKE from the coding sequence ATGTTTGACGCTTCCCGTAAATACGCAATTCTCGGCTTGGCCCGCAGCGGCATCGCGGCGGCATACAAGATCAGGGAATTGGGCGGAACCGCCTTTCTGAGCGACGCCCAGCCAATTGAGAAGATCAGCGGCGCGGACACCATCGCCAGCGATTTCGACTGCGAATTTGGCGGCCATAGCGACCGCCTCTTCCAATGCGACACATGGATCGTAAGCCCCGGCATACCTTTGAATCTGCCCATCATCGCCAAAGCGCGCGCCAAGGGAATAGAACTCATCAGCGAGATCGAACTCGGTTTCCGCGTCAAGAGTAGTGACAGCAAGGTGGTCGCTGTTAGCGGTTCCAACGGCAAGAGCACCACTGTTTCGCTCATCCACCACATCCTCAAAAACATGGGCTACAACAGCATTCTGGCAGGAAACATCGGCTCCGCTTTCTGCTGCTGGCCCATTGAAAAGCCGGGTATTGATTTCATCGTGCTCGAGGTAAGCAGCTTCCAGCTTGACCTGATCGATAGCTTTCGCCCCGACGTGGCGGTACTTTTGAACATCACGCCCGACCACCTTGACCGCTATGCTTCTTTTGCCGACTACGCCGCCTCAAAAATCCGCTTGTTCACAAATCAGACTCAGACGGACACCGCCGTTATCTGTCTGGATTCGGAACCCGTCGTGGAGCGCCAGCACCTGATCAAATCGCGCCTGCTGCGCTATTCGCTAACGAAAAGCCTGCCCGACTGCGAAGCCTGGCTGAACCGCGACGCTATCCAGATCAGCCTCCGCCACAAACTGCCCATAAACGAACTAAAGATACGCGGCCCCCACAACCATGCCAACGCTATGGCGGCGCTTCTAACCGTGGATGCTCTTACTCACGACCTCTCCCTTGCCATCGAGTCTGCCAAAAGCTTTGAGCCTCTCAGCCACCGCCTCGAGTTTGTTGCCATCATCAACGGAATTTCCTTCTACAACGATTCCAAGGCCACGAACACCGACTCGGTCAGATCAGCCCTCACTTCGTTCGACCAGCCAATCCGTGTGATCATGGGCGGTTCAGACAAGGGTGAGGATTTTTCCGTTCTCACCGAGTTGCTGAAGCAGCGCGCCCGCAAGGTTTACTTAACCGGCGGAACCATGGCAAAAATGCGTGCCGCCTGGAAAGGCAAGCTCGAACTCGACTGCGTGGATGATTTTGAGACCTGCGTTCGTGCAGCGTTTGCCGATTCAGTCCCAGGTGATATCGTTGTCCTCTCCCCCGCGTGTGCCAGCTTTGACCATTTCCGCAACTACGAACACCGCGGCGAGAATTTCAAGGAGATCGTGCACAGGATCAGGAGCGAATATGAAAAAGAATAG
- a CDS encoding FtsQ-type POTRA domain-containing protein produces the protein MRDNKLPINQNTRKRRGNSRYFVYFVLILLGLAALGFGAFHLLSSLDVLNVRKIEISGNSAVADSLLRSTLRPYIGKNLLKVDKDEILKEVSGFARVKDVKVRRKLFSTLQIKITERKASLYVKSLDGDLFPVDDEGVVLERYGKVYTENLPLVNLLLNNSSLKSGFKLKNAALDKVLATHKRIMKEAPEFAANVSEYYTIDNTVYIIDARNGLRLIPSEKNLAKQLSRYEFVRDNGNISQSSILDLRTDNQVVVKAGS, from the coding sequence ATGAGAGACAATAAGTTGCCGATCAACCAGAATACCCGCAAAAGAAGGGGAAATAGCCGTTATTTCGTCTATTTCGTCCTGATTTTGCTTGGTCTTGCTGCCCTTGGTTTCGGCGCTTTCCATCTCCTCTCCAGTTTGGATGTGTTGAATGTGCGCAAAATCGAGATAAGCGGCAATTCCGCTGTAGCGGACAGCCTCTTGAGAAGCACTCTGCGGCCCTACATCGGGAAGAACCTCCTCAAAGTGGATAAGGATGAGATCCTGAAGGAAGTTAGCGGCTTTGCCCGCGTGAAGGATGTGAAGGTCCGCCGCAAGCTTTTCAGCACCCTTCAGATCAAGATCACGGAACGCAAAGCCAGTCTGTATGTGAAAAGCCTCGATGGCGACCTCTTTCCCGTGGATGACGAAGGCGTTGTGCTGGAACGCTACGGCAAAGTTTACACGGAAAACCTGCCCTTGGTGAATCTGCTGTTGAACAACTCCAGCCTGAAAAGCGGTTTTAAGCTAAAGAACGCAGCACTGGACAAGGTTTTGGCCACCCACAAAAGGATAATGAAGGAAGCCCCGGAATTCGCGGCCAATGTCTCAGAATACTACACCATCGACAACACGGTCTATATCATCGACGCGCGCAACGGCCTGCGCCTCATCCCCAGCGAAAAGAACCTCGCCAAGCAGCTTTCGCGCTACGAATTCGTGCGTGACAACGGTAACATAAGCCAATCCTCGATCCTGGACCTGCGCACCGACAACCAGGTGGTGGTGAAGGCGGGAAGCTGA
- a CDS encoding phospho-N-acetylmuramoyl-pentapeptide-transferase, whose product MLYHLLYPLSRYSIVFNVMRYITFRSLGAFVTALLFTLLAGPSFIRLLKRKAAVETIDADVPEKHRAKAGTPTMGGLLIIFGLLIASLLWNDLTNRSIIMMFLTTLWLGVFGFLDDYLKNFLKLKKGLVPKYKLWGQVSVGLLLTLAIYYGGTGGEVTNLQIPFFKNLIIPLGWTFIPLMVFYITGISNAVNLTDGLDGLSAGVMIFSAVGLGIMSYLKGNFNSAAYLHLEFIPTAGELTVFIAGLIGTLIGFLWFNSHPAEVFMGDTGSLTLGGILAVISILLKEQIYFVIIGFLFISETLSVIIQRTWFKHTKRRYGEGRRVFLCAPIHHHFEMKGLHESKIVTRFWIVAILLLALGLSTIKLR is encoded by the coding sequence ATGCTTTACCATCTGCTCTACCCCCTTTCCCGTTACAGCATTGTATTCAACGTGATGCGCTATATCACCTTCCGTTCCCTCGGCGCTTTCGTTACCGCGCTGCTTTTCACCCTTTTGGCAGGGCCTTCTTTCATCCGATTGCTGAAACGCAAGGCTGCGGTGGAAACCATTGACGCTGACGTTCCCGAAAAGCACCGCGCCAAGGCCGGAACGCCAACGATGGGCGGACTGCTCATCATCTTTGGCCTGCTGATCGCCTCGCTGCTTTGGAACGATCTCACGAACCGCTCCATCATCATGATGTTTCTCACCACGCTGTGGTTGGGCGTATTCGGCTTTCTGGACGATTATCTGAAAAACTTCCTCAAGCTGAAGAAGGGGCTGGTGCCGAAATACAAGCTGTGGGGGCAGGTAAGCGTGGGATTGCTGCTAACCCTTGCCATCTATTACGGCGGCACCGGCGGTGAGGTCACCAATCTCCAGATACCTTTTTTCAAAAACCTCATCATCCCCCTGGGCTGGACTTTCATACCGCTGATGGTTTTCTACATCACGGGCATCTCCAACGCCGTGAACCTCACCGACGGCCTCGATGGCCTCTCAGCGGGCGTGATGATCTTTTCCGCGGTTGGATTGGGCATCATGAGCTATCTGAAGGGAAACTTCAATTCAGCCGCCTATCTGCATCTTGAATTCATACCAACCGCGGGAGAGCTGACGGTCTTCATTGCGGGACTTATCGGCACCCTGATCGGTTTCCTCTGGTTCAATTCCCATCCGGCGGAAGTTTTCATGGGCGACACCGGATCGCTCACATTGGGTGGCATCCTGGCTGTTATCTCCATCCTGCTGAAAGAGCAGATCTATTTTGTCATCATTGGCTTCCTCTTCATATCCGAAACCCTGTCCGTAATCATTCAGCGCACGTGGTTCAAGCATACCAAACGCAGATACGGAGAAGGCAGAAGGGTGTTCCTCTGCGCGCCTATCCACCACCATTTCGAGATGAAGGGCTTGCACGAATCCAAAATCGTGACCCGCTTCTGGATCGTGGCCATCCTCTTGCTGGCGTTGGGGCTCAGCACCATTAAGCTGCGCTAA